tggggttttttggggggaattttgggatttttccagggctccatccctgccccactcAGGCCCGGGGACAGAAACTCCCCCGGGAATAAATTTCGTGGGAATAACCCCGAAAAAAAGCCcgtaaaaattaaaataataaagatgtTTTTAATCCCAGCCCGGCTTTTCCCTCCCGGGGGTGCTGAAATTCCCGATTGTCCCGTTCCTTGCCCTCCCTCACTTCttctcccccatttccccccctcTATCTCCCCccacaaattttaatttttattcccaAGACGCGACTCAAGAGCCACCTCCgagtcccctcctcctcctcctcctcctctcccctctccatAAAACCATTTTCGCAATTTCTCCTGCTCTTTATTGAGACcgaagggatttttttttttcaccgtCGGTGCGggttgggagattttttttttccctatttttttttttttgcgtgtttttcctccctcccttccctccagcgAGAACCAATAAGAGAAAACCTCCCCTGTCCGCGTCAGCCCGGCCGGGCGGGGGTGGAAAAAAGGAGCTGGCAGGGATTTTAAAAGAGCCGGGACCCCCGGCGGGCAGTGCCCGGGCGCTGCCGAGCAGCCTCTCCCCATGCCCCggcccccgcgccgccccccATGCAGCCCCCGGGCCTCGAGGGGCTCCTGCCTCCCGCCGGCTTCTCCGGCCAGCCCAGggggctgctgcctcctcctcctcctcctcatcctcctcctcccgccccGACCCTCCCCGTGCCTTCGCCTCCCCCCGGGATGAACCCCGGGTACCCCCCGGAGGCTCCGGCcgagccccccaaagccccgGCGGGCTCGGCGGGCGCGGCCCCGCTGCCCTGCGGATATTTCGGCAGCGGATTCTACTCGTGCCGCGTGTCCCGGAGCTCGCTGAAAGCCGGGCCCGCTCCTCAGGGGCCTTTCCCCGGTGACAAATACCTGGAAGCGGCGTCGGGGAGCGAGGATTTCCAGAGCCGCCCCGCGGAGTTCGCCTTTTACCCCGGTTACGGAGCTCCGTACCAGCCCGTGCCCGGCTACCTGGACGTGGCGGTGGTGCCCGGGCTGGGCGAGCCCCGGCCCGAGGCTCTGTTGCCCGTGGACGGTGGCTACCACCAGCCCTGGGCGctgggaggaggatggggagggcaGATGTGCTGCCCcaaggagcagagccagcccgGCTTCCTCCTCAAATCCGCCTTCGCAGGTAAAGCCCGGGCGCCAAGGGGTTAAAATCCacccgggggttttgggggggtttcgggtttttttggggggtttgggtttggggaggtGGTTGGGTTGGAGAGGGGTTGGGTTGGTGGAATTGTGGTGATTAATGGTGATAATAATTGAATTTATCGCGGCCGTTTCTGGCtgcgggaggggaggaggaaggtgaTGGGTGGGGGATCAAAGGATCAATTATCGGGGTTCAGATGATCAATTATCAGGGATCAAAGGATCAATTATCGGGGTTCAGATAATCAATTATCGGGGTTCAGGTGATCAATTATCGGGGTTCAGATGATCAGTTATCGGGGATCAGATAATCAATTATCAGGGCTTTAAGGATCAATTATCGGGGTTCAGATGATCAATTATCGGGGTTCAGATAATCAATTGTCGGAGGTCAAAGGATCAATTATCGGGATTCAGATAATCAATTATCAGGCCTTAAAGGATCAATTATCGGGGTTCAGATAATCAGTTATTGGGATTCAGATGATCAATTATCGGGGTTCAGATGATCAATTATCGGGGTTCAGATAATCAGTTATTGGGATTCAGATAATCAATTATCGGGGCTCAAAGGATCAATTATCGGGGTTCAGATAATCAATTATTGGGATTCAGATAATCAATTATCGGGGCTCAGAGGATTATTTATGGGAATTCAAATGATCGTTTACCGGAATTCAGGTGATCAATTACCGGAATTCAGGTGATCAATTATCGGAATTCAGGTGATCAATTATCGGAATTCTGAGGATCAGTTATCGGAATTGAAATGATCATTTATCGGGATTTAAATTGTCATTTATTTGGATTCAAATTGTCAATTATCGGGATTCAAATGATCATTTATTGGGATTAAAATTATCAATTACTGGGATACAAATTATCAATTATCGGGTTACAAATTATCATTTAATGAGGATTCAAAAGATCATTTATCGGGATTAAAATTATCAATTATCGGGATACAAATTATCAATTATCGGGATACAAATTATCATTTAATGAGGATTCATAGGATCATTTATCGGGGTATAGATGAtgatattttggggtttatAGGATGATACTTTGGGGTTTATGGGAtgatattttggggtttattgGATGATATTTGGGGGTTTATGGGTtgatattttggggtttatgGGATGATATTTTGGGGTTCATAGGAtgatattttggggtttataggatgatattttggggtttatAGGACGATATTATGGGGTTCCCAGGTGacattttggggttcccaggtgacGAGGCCGGGCTTTGGGGGCGGGGCCGCTTGAACAtcctccaaaaaaccccagaaatttaaaaaccagaaaacaaaatttaaacatcCTTCAATatttagagagaaaaatcagaatttaaacATCCttcaatatttaatattaatatttaatactaatatttaatattaatatttaatattaatattaaatattaatattaatatttaatgttaatatttaatatttctttttcagaatttaaaCATCCTTCAGTATTTAGAgaaaaaccagaattttaaaagtttaaaacttttaaatacCGAGAGGGAAAACACAGAACTTTGGAATCTTTCGGTATTTAGAGGGAGAATGTGGAACTTGAAAGGTTTTAAATATCGGGAGGAAGAACACAGAACTTtgaatttttcagtatttaaaggGCTTTGAAACCTTTCGGTATTTAAAGGGAAAATCCAGAATTTAAAATTCTTCCAATATTTAGAGGGGAAAACACAgaactttgaaatatttcagtatttagaGGGAAAATATAGAAATGAGAGGGTTTTAAACACCGAGGGGGAAAAGACAGAACTTGGAAATTTTCGGTTTTTAAACGGAGAATTCAGAACTTAAAAATCTTCCAATATTTAGAGGGAGAACCCTGAAATCTTTTTTCAATATTCAGACACAGGAAAATTCGGAAACTTTTCAAAATTCAGACACAGGAAAATTCGGAAACTTTTCAATATTCAGACACAAGAAAATTCGGAAACTTTTCAAAATTCAGACACAGCAGAACCTTTTTAACCCCCTCGCTGCCAgcggggtgggaggggaggccgggc
This sequence is a window from Poecile atricapillus isolate bPoeAtr1 chromosome 27, bPoeAtr1.hap1, whole genome shotgun sequence. Protein-coding genes within it:
- the HOXB13 gene encoding homeobox protein Hox-B13 translates to MQPPGLEGLLPPAGFSGQPRGLLPPPPPPHPPPPAPTLPVPSPPPGMNPGYPPEAPAEPPKAPAGSAGAAPLPCGYFGSGFYSCRVSRSSLKAGPAPQGPFPGDKYLEAASGSEDFQSRPAEFAFYPGYGAPYQPVPGYLDVAVVPGLGEPRPEALLPVDGGYHQPWALGGGWGGQMCCPKEQSQPGFLLKSAFAGKARAPREPQEGCALRRGRKKRVPYSKGQLKELEKEFASSKFITRDRRRKISAATNLSERQITIWFQNRRVKEKKVVAKIKNSAGGTP